One genomic region from Candidatus Bathyarchaeia archaeon encodes:
- a CDS encoding clan AA aspartic protease — protein MGYVRVRGFIANPLNRDLKEELEFIVDTGAIYTVIPKGVAERLGLKELSKRKFKTADGSVVEFPVSEAYITINGEGVTSLVAIANEGTPILLGVTTLELLGLQVDPVSGKLVPMELMIL, from the coding sequence ATGGGTTACGTTAGAGTTCGGGGTTTTATTGCCAATCCGCTAAACCGTGATTTGAAGGAGGAGTTAGAGTTTATTGTTGATACTGGTGCAATTTACACTGTTATCCCTAAAGGCGTTGCTGAGAGGCTTGGGTTGAAGGAGTTGAGCAAAAGGAAGTTTAAAACTGCTGATGGGAGCGTTGTGGAGTTTCCAGTTTCGGAAGCCTACATAACCATAAACGGTGAGGGTGTAACATCTCTTGTTGCCATTGCAAATGAGGGTACACCAATCCTTTTGGGCGTGACAACCCTTGAACTTTTGGGGTTGCAGGTTGACCCGGTGAGCGGAAAACTTGTACCCATGGAGCTGATGATTCTTTAA
- the dnaG gene encoding DNA primase DnaG, whose protein sequence is MEVTLTGSSQTLTVKYVIRAKFEIEGVVEKPDVIGAVFGQTEGLFGPELDLRELQKSGRIGRIEIELHSKNDRTTGTITIPTSLDRVSTALLAASIESINRVGPCAAKVTLEKIEDVREARRKAIIDRAKEILHKWTIEAMPTVDEVFKELAETLKVAKVEKYGPEELSAGPEIDSAKEIILVEGRADVINLLRCGIHNVIALEGAKVPETIKKLCKEKEATAFLDGDRGGDLILKELLQVTNVKYVARAPRGKEVEELNCKEIFEALEAKVPVEELFKPTKREKRRVELPKEVVQIAKELDGTFEAVLLNEKLEPIERLPVSQLAEKLQQTSGVDTVVFDGIITQRIVDIASEKNIRNIVASRISEAVKPPLNVQLITFSEIFEG, encoded by the coding sequence ATGGAGGTGACGCTTACGGGTTCATCACAAACCCTTACAGTAAAGTATGTCATACGCGCAAAATTCGAAATAGAAGGCGTGGTTGAAAAACCAGACGTTATAGGAGCAGTTTTCGGACAAACAGAAGGCCTCTTCGGACCAGAACTAGACCTAAGAGAACTACAAAAATCTGGTAGAATAGGCAGAATAGAAATCGAGCTTCACTCGAAAAACGACAGAACCACCGGAACCATTACAATTCCAACAAGCCTCGACCGCGTTTCAACAGCCCTTCTGGCAGCCAGCATAGAAAGCATAAACCGTGTTGGACCATGTGCGGCGAAAGTAACCCTTGAAAAAATTGAGGATGTTAGGGAAGCCCGCAGAAAAGCCATAATCGACAGAGCAAAAGAGATCCTCCACAAGTGGACTATTGAGGCTATGCCAACTGTGGATGAGGTTTTCAAGGAGTTGGCTGAAACCCTAAAAGTGGCGAAAGTTGAAAAATACGGTCCAGAGGAGCTTTCAGCCGGACCAGAAATCGACAGCGCCAAAGAGATAATCCTCGTTGAAGGGAGAGCCGACGTCATAAACCTGCTGCGTTGCGGAATCCACAATGTCATAGCACTTGAAGGCGCAAAAGTCCCAGAAACAATAAAGAAACTGTGCAAAGAAAAGGAGGCAACAGCCTTCCTAGACGGAGACCGCGGCGGAGACCTAATCCTGAAAGAACTATTGCAAGTCACCAACGTGAAATATGTGGCTAGAGCCCCCAGGGGAAAAGAGGTTGAAGAGCTCAACTGCAAGGAAATCTTCGAGGCTTTAGAAGCCAAAGTCCCGGTTGAGGAGCTTTTCAAACCAACAAAACGGGAAAAACGTCGTGTGGAACTGCCAAAAGAGGTTGTTCAAATAGCCAAGGAACTAGATGGCACCTTTGAGGCAGTTCTCCTAAACGAAAAGCTAGAGCCTATAGAAAGGCTTCCAGTAAGCCAACTAGCAGAAAAACTCCAGCAAACCAGCGGCGTAGACACCGTAGTCTTTGACGGCATAATAACCCAGAGGATAGTGGACATAGCCAGCGAGAAAAACATAAGAAACATAGTGGCTTCCCGCATTTCAGAAGCCGTAAAGCCGCCACTAAACGTGCAGCTTATAACATTCTCCGAAATATTCGAAGGCTAG
- a CDS encoding tyrosine--tRNA ligase, translating to MDIETKIDLIKRPPTEEILVESELRELLETNPHPGHYIGFEISGLLHLGNLVISGFKINDLLKAGVRCQVYLADWHSFINNKFGGDWNKILQATKYYAKAFQFFCPGAKIVIGSELYHNNDEYWRNLLKFAKHMTLSRTLRCLTIMGRSETERLDLSQYFYPPMQAVDIKTIGADIPHGGMDQRKAHVLAREIFPKMGWKKPVALHHHLLMGIAEPAKLETKDKLEQVIASKMSKSKPWTAIFIHDNEEQIRAKLKRAWCPEKQTEMNPVLEIVKYVIFHETKAFTIERPSKYGGTITFENYEQLEKAYRSGQLHPQDLKNAVAKELARILEPIRRYFETDKEARESLEVVKKAEVTR from the coding sequence TTGGACATAGAAACAAAAATAGACCTAATTAAGAGACCACCAACCGAGGAGATTCTCGTCGAAAGCGAGTTAAGGGAGCTTCTCGAAACTAACCCGCATCCGGGGCATTATATCGGTTTTGAGATTTCAGGTTTGTTGCATCTTGGAAACTTGGTGATTTCAGGTTTTAAGATAAACGATTTGCTGAAGGCTGGTGTCCGATGCCAAGTCTATTTGGCGGATTGGCACAGCTTCATAAACAACAAATTCGGCGGAGACTGGAATAAAATCCTCCAAGCCACAAAATACTATGCCAAAGCCTTCCAATTCTTCTGCCCAGGCGCAAAAATTGTCATAGGCTCAGAACTCTACCACAACAACGATGAGTATTGGCGAAACCTGCTAAAATTTGCCAAGCACATGACATTAAGCCGCACACTCCGCTGCCTAACCATAATGGGTCGAAGCGAAACCGAAAGGCTAGACTTGTCACAGTACTTCTACCCGCCAATGCAAGCTGTAGACATAAAAACCATAGGCGCCGACATACCCCACGGCGGAATGGACCAACGCAAAGCCCACGTGCTCGCTCGTGAAATTTTCCCAAAAATGGGCTGGAAAAAGCCTGTTGCATTACACCACCACTTGCTCATGGGCATAGCAGAACCCGCAAAACTCGAAACAAAGGATAAGCTAGAGCAGGTGATTGCCAGCAAAATGAGCAAGTCGAAGCCTTGGACAGCCATATTCATCCACGACAACGAAGAGCAGATAAGGGCTAAGCTGAAAAGGGCATGGTGTCCAGAAAAACAGACGGAAATGAACCCAGTCTTAGAAATAGTCAAATACGTAATATTCCATGAAACAAAAGCCTTCACCATAGAACGCCCATCCAAATATGGCGGCACAATAACCTTCGAAAACTACGAACAACTGGAAAAAGCCTACAGAAGCGGACAGCTTCACCCCCAAGACTTGAAAAACGCCGTTGCAAAAGAATTAGCTCGCATACTAGAGCCTATAAGGAGGTATTTCGAAACAGACAAAGAGGCTAGGGAAAGCCTAGAAGTTGTGAAAAAGGCGGAAGTAACAAGGTAA
- a CDS encoding DNA polymerase domain-containing protein: MEASVVKVMFWLLDVNYEVRDHEPEVWLWGVDSSGGRVLVIDRGFLSYFYAVVEEGFDPARIAGEIDSRRGEFPFVVRVEVVDRKFFGKSVKALRVYCRDPDVMAKYARAFRKIDGVKECFEDDIRYSMRYLIDNGVVPCGWHEVEVAEEVKNMDLQVDHVYVAASPPKFVERAEVPNLRILGFSTICYSREGAPKPDRNPVVIISAATNGGEERQFFAGDDRDDKPVLEAFIDYVRSFDPDVIVGYGVNRQDWAYLNERCKRLGLRLSIDRAKTEPHTSVYGHVSITGRANVDIFDFADEFPDVKVKTLENLADYLGVMKIEERVLIEDVDFADYWDDKAKREILKRFSMENTRCIMGIANAILDFAMQLSSLVGLPLDHVGTAAVGFRVEWFLIKHAYKIGELVPKRVEQPYRPYAGAIVLSPKPGLHENIAVLDFAAMYPNLMITYNLSPDTYVAPKEPIPSSGVYEAPEVKHRFRKEPPGFYKEVLSHLISVRNEVRSKMKKCPPDSVEYRVLDARQKAIKVITNASYGYAGWIGARWYIKPVAEAATAWGRHTILTAIKMAEEEGLTVVYGDTDSIFIKYAPEKVERLAAKIYEKLGLEIKPDKIYTRIFFTEAKKRYAGLLPDGRLDIVGLEVIRGDWAVVAKKVQEKVLEIILKEQSPQKAARFTQQFIYELRQRRVPYRDLIIWKTLTKPVEEYAVKTPHVEAARMLMEKGWKLAMGDKVGYVVVAGTGRLYERVKPYMFASYDEVDIEYYVANQVVPAAARVLECFGITEEQLLTAKASDKERETRRLTDFF, from the coding sequence GTGGAGGCGAGTGTTGTGAAGGTTATGTTTTGGTTGTTGGATGTGAATTATGAGGTTCGGGATCATGAGCCTGAGGTGTGGCTTTGGGGTGTGGACTCTTCTGGAGGTAGAGTGTTGGTTATTGATAGGGGTTTTCTTTCGTATTTTTATGCTGTTGTTGAGGAGGGTTTTGACCCTGCGAGGATTGCTGGGGAAATTGATTCCAGAAGGGGGGAGTTCCCATTCGTTGTTAGGGTTGAAGTTGTCGATAGGAAGTTTTTCGGCAAGTCTGTTAAAGCCTTGAGGGTTTATTGCCGTGACCCGGATGTTATGGCGAAGTATGCTAGGGCCTTTAGGAAAATTGACGGTGTTAAGGAGTGTTTTGAAGATGATATTCGTTATTCTATGCGCTATTTAATTGACAATGGTGTTGTTCCGTGCGGCTGGCATGAAGTTGAGGTTGCCGAAGAAGTAAAAAACATGGATTTGCAGGTGGACCACGTTTATGTGGCTGCATCTCCTCCAAAATTTGTTGAAAGGGCAGAAGTGCCAAACTTGAGAATTTTAGGTTTTTCAACGATCTGTTATAGTCGTGAGGGGGCGCCGAAGCCTGATAGAAACCCCGTTGTTATTATTTCAGCTGCGACAAACGGTGGTGAGGAGAGGCAGTTTTTTGCTGGTGATGATAGGGATGACAAGCCTGTTCTTGAGGCTTTTATAGATTATGTGCGGAGTTTTGACCCTGACGTTATTGTTGGTTATGGGGTTAATAGGCAGGATTGGGCTTACCTCAATGAGCGTTGTAAGAGGCTTGGTTTGCGCTTATCCATTGATAGGGCTAAAACTGAGCCGCACACGAGCGTTTATGGGCATGTCTCAATTACTGGGAGGGCGAATGTTGACATTTTTGATTTTGCAGATGAGTTTCCAGATGTTAAGGTTAAGACTTTGGAGAATTTGGCGGATTATTTAGGGGTTATGAAGATTGAAGAACGCGTTTTGATCGAGGATGTGGATTTCGCCGATTACTGGGATGACAAGGCGAAGCGTGAAATCTTGAAGAGGTTTTCCATGGAGAACACCCGCTGCATTATGGGCATAGCTAACGCAATTCTAGATTTTGCCATGCAGCTTTCAAGTCTTGTGGGTTTGCCCCTTGACCATGTTGGAACAGCCGCTGTGGGTTTCCGAGTTGAGTGGTTCCTAATTAAGCACGCCTACAAAATCGGCGAGCTTGTTCCAAAGAGGGTTGAGCAGCCCTATAGACCTTATGCGGGTGCCATAGTGCTCAGCCCCAAGCCCGGCTTGCACGAGAACATCGCCGTTTTGGACTTTGCGGCCATGTACCCAAACCTCATGATAACATACAACCTTTCTCCGGACACTTATGTAGCTCCTAAAGAGCCAATTCCATCAAGCGGCGTTTATGAAGCCCCAGAAGTCAAGCATAGATTTAGGAAGGAGCCTCCGGGCTTTTACAAGGAGGTTCTGTCGCATCTAATTAGCGTCAGAAATGAGGTTCGCTCTAAAATGAAGAAATGTCCACCAGACAGCGTTGAATACCGCGTTTTAGACGCTAGACAGAAGGCTATTAAGGTTATTACTAACGCTTCTTATGGTTATGCAGGCTGGATTGGTGCAAGATGGTATATTAAGCCTGTTGCTGAGGCTGCCACTGCTTGGGGCAGACACACGATTTTAACGGCTATTAAGATGGCTGAGGAGGAGGGCTTAACGGTTGTTTATGGTGACACTGACAGCATCTTCATAAAGTATGCGCCGGAAAAGGTTGAGCGGCTTGCTGCAAAAATCTATGAGAAACTCGGCTTGGAAATCAAGCCTGACAAGATTTATACGCGCATATTCTTTACTGAAGCCAAGAAGCGCTATGCTGGGCTTCTTCCTGATGGACGTTTGGATATTGTGGGTTTGGAGGTTATTCGTGGCGACTGGGCTGTTGTAGCCAAAAAAGTTCAGGAAAAAGTTTTGGAGATAATTTTGAAGGAGCAGTCGCCGCAGAAAGCTGCAAGATTCACCCAACAGTTCATTTATGAGCTGAGGCAGAGGCGTGTTCCATACCGCGACCTAATAATTTGGAAGACTTTGACGAAGCCTGTTGAGGAGTACGCCGTTAAGACACCTCATGTTGAGGCTGCCAGAATGTTGATGGAGAAGGGTTGGAAGCTTGCCATGGGCGACAAGGTTGGCTATGTTGTGGTTGCTGGGACTGGACGCCTCTATGAGCGGGTTAAGCCCTACATGTTTGCCTCTTATGATGAGGTGGACATAGAATATTATGTGGCTAACCAGGTTGTGCCGGCAGCCGCCAGAGTCCTCGAGTGTTTTGGCATAACCGAAGAGCAGCTGTTAACGGCTAAGGCTAGTGATAAGGAAAGGGAGACTAGGAGGCTTACAGACTTTTTCTAG
- a CDS encoding tyrosine-type recombinase/integrase — translation MERFSYRYTLSKRALKLYEGCGEVKDWFDELVAVRSGRTACDYVDMLADFVESCGRSPEELVKLTPNEALSVLKNWALREVRKGSRSTGRLYTIWNAVKSFLKFHGVEVQGKPPFKKGIKYLDKIPTKEELRQILNAATSIPTRIAIELMCYGGLRPEDICDLTYSSIKNDFEKGASPCAVFVPQAKSDSVYVTFIPETTVELIRQYFKFRESRGEKIVDKSPIIANPRYQGKGIRRKTLTAKIENVIVKSGIQSQLTFGNKVQRIRPYSLRKYFRSNLTGHAPNEYIEAWLGHTSGLEHVYSGTRDLDPSTIERMREVYKRCEPFLLATAQPLDQNSLVTEAKIEALKSIAKSLLGIDLLEVKIAKEKEVGRELNKDEELELYERELKKLREGKHNPQRIIHERELEKYLAEGWQFVSVLPSRKILVKKY, via the coding sequence TTGGAGAGGTTTAGTTATAGATATACACTTTCAAAGAGGGCTCTTAAATTATATGAGGGTTGCGGAGAGGTTAAGGACTGGTTTGATGAGCTGGTAGCCGTGAGGAGTGGAAGGACGGCTTGCGATTATGTCGACATGTTGGCGGATTTTGTTGAGAGCTGTGGCAGATCTCCAGAGGAGCTGGTAAAGTTAACTCCTAATGAAGCGTTAAGCGTTTTGAAGAATTGGGCTCTGAGGGAAGTCCGTAAGGGTTCTAGAAGTACTGGAAGGCTTTACACCATTTGGAATGCGGTTAAAAGCTTCCTAAAATTCCACGGAGTCGAAGTTCAGGGAAAACCTCCATTCAAAAAGGGCATTAAATATTTGGATAAAATTCCAACAAAGGAGGAATTGAGGCAAATACTGAACGCAGCCACAAGTATTCCAACTAGAATTGCCATCGAGCTAATGTGCTATGGAGGTTTGCGCCCTGAAGATATTTGCGATCTAACATATTCCAGCATCAAGAACGATTTTGAAAAAGGAGCAAGTCCATGTGCAGTATTTGTTCCGCAGGCAAAAAGTGACAGCGTTTACGTCACATTCATTCCAGAAACAACTGTTGAGCTAATTCGCCAATATTTTAAGTTTAGGGAAAGCAGGGGAGAAAAAATAGTTGATAAAAGCCCTATAATAGCTAACCCAAGGTATCAAGGAAAAGGAATTAGGAGGAAAACGTTAACAGCTAAAATAGAAAACGTGATTGTTAAAAGCGGAATTCAATCACAGTTAACTTTTGGAAATAAAGTTCAGAGAATAAGACCATATAGCCTGAGAAAGTATTTCAGAAGCAATTTAACAGGACACGCTCCAAACGAGTATATCGAGGCTTGGCTTGGCCACACCTCCGGATTAGAGCATGTATACAGCGGGACAAGGGATCTGGACCCTTCCACAATTGAAAGGATGCGTGAGGTTTACAAGAGATGTGAACCTTTCCTTTTAGCTACAGCCCAACCATTAGACCAAAATTCTTTAGTCACCGAAGCAAAAATAGAAGCCTTGAAAAGCATAGCAAAAAGCTTACTCGGCATAGATTTGCTGGAAGTTAAAATTGCCAAAGAAAAGGAGGTTGGAAGAGAATTAAACAAGGATGAAGAGTTGGAGCTTTACGAGAGGGAACTAAAAAAACTTAGAGAAGGAAAACATAACCCCCAAAGGATAATACATGAAAGAGAGCTTGAAAAATATTTGGCGGAAGGATGGCAGTTCGTAAGCGTTCTACCATCACGAAAAATCCTAGTCAAAAAATACTAA
- the mgtA gene encoding magnesium-translocating P-type ATPase, producing the protein MVVQDLERSSVSEGLGWALPGAEEFLTLPVEELLSRLKTSLNGLSSEEVERRLEVFGYNELVRRKRRAIVIDFLSHFKSPLIIILLIAGLISGFFGEVANMAIIFVIVLFSVVLDFYQESKAERAAEMLKQRVATTATVLRDGVKKEVRLAEIVPGDIIFLSAGDIVPADARVISAKDLFVNQSALTGESFPVEKTGLPLKSFDPSITEWNNYLFMGTSVVSGTATAVVVKTGSHTEYGKIAKRLVEREPETEFQRGIRSFGYMIMQVTFLLVLFVFFINALYMRSVLDSLLFAVALAVGLTPELLPMIISVNLSKGAVSMAKKGVIVKRLAAIQNFGSMDVLCTDKTGTLTENRIELVLHVDLDGNESDKVLLYSYLNSYHQTGIKSPLDEAILRFRDVDVKGYRKVDEVPFDFVRKRLSVVVEYQNQRFMITKGAPEEIAKICSYYEVGEVIADITEEVRRRIEEKYVELSSEGYRVLAVSYKRLREDKPVYTAGDETEMVFLGFIAFLDPPKETAREALQLLKNASIELKILTGDNELVTGKVCEYLGFDIKGVVTGSEIAQMHDDALARVVEEANVFCRVTPAQKDRIINALKNNGHVVGFLGDGINDAPSLKTADVGISVENAVDVAKESADIILLQNDLRVLHDGVLEGRKTFGNTMKYVMMGVSSNFGNMFSVAGASLFLPFLPMLPIQILLNNLLYDFSQSTIPTDEVDQEYIEKPKRWDIHFIRRFMVCLGPVSSLFDFLTFFIMLFIFNASEPLFQTAWFIESLTSQTLVIFVIRTRKSPFWKSKPSRLLLFSSIAVITFTLIIPYTPLGEIFRFVKPPTTFYIALAIILGTYITLTEIIKSWFYKRYGYRLEQTLIPPKKMGIYLTKTAKLIQNIIAVICLSPEDEITVDSLLEDLEKSLGYPLDHHQVGHMIQHLKRAGFISFEWHQRKIKREKPIKEYVTKQLMTSELWPKIAQDWHKITRTLKEKHGKVNPEYQELLLQE; encoded by the coding sequence ATGGTGGTTCAGGATTTAGAAAGGTCAAGCGTCAGCGAAGGTTTAGGCTGGGCTCTGCCGGGCGCTGAAGAATTTTTAACTTTGCCGGTCGAGGAGCTTCTTTCACGCTTAAAGACTTCGTTGAATGGACTTTCCTCAGAAGAGGTGGAAAGGCGTCTTGAAGTTTTTGGCTATAATGAGCTTGTTAGGAGAAAGAGGAGAGCAATTGTCATTGATTTTCTTTCCCATTTCAAAAGTCCGTTGATAATAATTCTTCTCATCGCTGGGCTGATTTCCGGCTTTTTTGGAGAGGTTGCGAACATGGCAATCATATTTGTTATAGTGCTGTTTAGCGTGGTCTTAGACTTTTATCAGGAGTCTAAGGCTGAAAGGGCAGCTGAAATGCTGAAGCAGAGGGTGGCGACAACAGCCACAGTTTTGAGGGACGGAGTTAAAAAGGAAGTTAGGCTTGCGGAGATAGTTCCCGGAGACATCATATTTCTTTCCGCAGGCGATATCGTACCTGCAGATGCTCGCGTCATAAGTGCGAAGGACTTGTTCGTGAACCAGTCTGCATTGACTGGTGAATCTTTCCCAGTTGAGAAAACGGGCTTACCGCTGAAAAGTTTCGACCCTTCGATAACGGAGTGGAACAACTATCTTTTTATGGGCACGTCTGTTGTGAGCGGGACTGCAACCGCCGTTGTCGTTAAAACCGGCAGCCATACAGAGTATGGAAAAATCGCCAAGAGACTTGTGGAAAGGGAGCCTGAAACAGAGTTTCAAAGAGGCATTCGAAGTTTTGGCTATATGATAATGCAGGTAACCTTTCTGCTTGTTCTTTTTGTGTTTTTCATTAACGCACTTTACATGAGAAGCGTGCTTGACTCGCTTCTTTTCGCTGTGGCTTTGGCTGTGGGCTTGACGCCGGAGCTTCTGCCAATGATCATCTCGGTGAACCTCTCTAAGGGAGCGGTGTCGATGGCTAAGAAGGGTGTCATAGTCAAGCGATTAGCAGCCATACAAAATTTTGGAAGCATGGACGTCCTATGCACAGACAAAACTGGAACTTTAACGGAAAACAGAATAGAGCTTGTCCTGCATGTGGACCTTGACGGTAACGAAAGCGATAAGGTTCTGCTTTACTCCTACCTTAACAGCTACCACCAGACTGGAATTAAAAGCCCCCTCGATGAGGCCATACTGAGATTTAGGGACGTGGATGTTAAGGGTTATAGGAAAGTTGATGAGGTTCCTTTTGACTTTGTCCGTAAACGTCTCTCCGTGGTTGTCGAGTATCAAAATCAACGGTTTATGATCACTAAAGGTGCTCCAGAAGAGATTGCTAAGATATGCTCCTATTACGAGGTTGGAGAGGTTATAGCTGATATAACTGAGGAAGTACGCAGAAGAATTGAAGAGAAATATGTTGAGCTTAGCTCTGAGGGCTACAGGGTTTTAGCCGTATCCTACAAGCGTTTAAGAGAGGACAAACCCGTCTACACGGCAGGCGATGAAACGGAAATGGTGTTTTTAGGCTTCATAGCTTTCCTCGACCCACCTAAAGAAACAGCGAGAGAAGCCTTACAGCTTCTGAAAAACGCCAGCATAGAGCTGAAAATTCTCACAGGCGACAACGAACTGGTGACAGGGAAGGTTTGCGAGTACCTAGGCTTCGACATAAAGGGGGTTGTAACTGGAAGCGAAATTGCCCAGATGCATGATGATGCCCTTGCAAGAGTTGTTGAAGAAGCAAATGTGTTCTGTAGGGTTACACCAGCCCAGAAGGACAGAATAATAAACGCTTTAAAAAACAATGGGCATGTTGTTGGATTTTTAGGTGATGGAATAAACGATGCACCTTCATTGAAAACGGCGGATGTCGGCATATCCGTTGAAAACGCCGTTGACGTTGCAAAGGAGTCTGCCGACATAATTCTTTTGCAGAACGATTTACGGGTGCTTCATGACGGGGTTTTGGAGGGTAGGAAAACCTTCGGCAACACCATGAAATATGTTATGATGGGTGTGAGCTCAAACTTTGGAAACATGTTCAGCGTAGCTGGAGCATCATTGTTTCTGCCATTTCTGCCCATGCTTCCCATACAGATACTACTTAACAATTTGCTCTATGACTTTTCTCAGTCGACAATACCCACGGACGAGGTTGACCAAGAATACATTGAGAAGCCTAAAAGGTGGGACATACACTTCATTAGGCGGTTTATGGTGTGCCTTGGGCCTGTCAGCTCCCTTTTTGACTTCCTAACGTTCTTTATAATGCTTTTCATCTTTAACGCTTCTGAGCCGCTGTTCCAAACTGCTTGGTTCATTGAATCCCTAACCTCACAGACTCTCGTAATTTTTGTCATTAGAACAAGGAAGTCGCCCTTTTGGAAAAGCAAACCAAGTCGACTCTTGCTTTTCAGCAGCATAGCAGTAATAACATTCACGCTGATAATTCCCTATACGCCATTAGGGGAAATTTTCAGGTTCGTAAAGCCTCCAACAACCTTCTACATAGCCCTAGCCATAATCCTAGGCACCTATATCACACTAACGGAAATCATAAAAAGCTGGTTTTACAAGAGATACGGCTACCGCCTAGAACAAACCCTAATCCCACCCAAGAAGATGGGTATATACCTCACCAAAACTGCAAAGCTCATCCAGAATATTATAGCCGTCATCTGTCTGAGCCCAGAAGACGAAATAACAGTTGACTCCCTCCTAGAAGATCTGGAAAAAAGTTTGGGATATCCCCTTGACCACCATCAAGTAGGCCATATGATCCAACACTTGAAACGCGCAGGCTTCATAAGCTTCGAGTGGCACCAAAGAAAAATAAAACGAGAAAAACCAATAAAAGAATACGTAACAAAACAGCTAATGACCAGCGAATTATGGCCAAAAATAGCCCAAGACTGGCATAAAATCACCAGAACCCTCAAAGAAAAACACGGAAAAGTAAACCCTGAATACCAAGAACTTCTACTTCAAGAATAG
- a CDS encoding type II toxin-antitoxin system RelE/ParE family toxin, giving the protein MKFRVLLYKKADDFLKRITLEDKQHIVDKLRQLEDFPVVKLDIVKIAGEANTFRLRVGKYRALFKVYEQEKIIVIAKIDTRKKIYQ; this is encoded by the coding sequence ATGAAGTTTAGAGTTCTCCTCTATAAAAAGGCAGATGATTTTTTAAAGAGAATTACCCTCGAAGACAAGCAACACATAGTTGACAAGCTCAGGCAGCTGGAGGATTTCCCAGTCGTCAAACTTGACATAGTTAAAATTGCAGGCGAGGCAAACACCTTCAGGCTACGCGTAGGAAAATACCGAGCACTATTCAAGGTCTACGAGCAAGAAAAAATAATAGTCATCGCCAAAATAGACACCAGAAAAAAGATTTATCAATAG
- a CDS encoding toprim domain-containing protein, which translates to MSTRLKEKEEQILQVLEQLTEENKNGKPILVEGQKDAETLRNLGISGQIIFAKTSGKSLLDVISEIENAKTSEIIMLLDFDRRGRELTENLRRHMEKAGIKANTHYWLRLSSLVGREVKDVEGLAKYMKTLKRKIGDS; encoded by the coding sequence TTGTCAACACGCCTAAAAGAGAAGGAAGAACAAATCCTACAAGTTTTGGAACAGCTGACCGAAGAAAACAAAAATGGAAAACCAATTCTTGTTGAAGGACAAAAAGACGCAGAAACCCTAAGAAATCTCGGCATAAGCGGACAAATAATATTCGCCAAAACCAGCGGAAAAAGCCTACTAGACGTAATCTCAGAAATCGAAAACGCAAAAACCAGCGAAATCATAATGCTTCTAGACTTTGACAGAAGAGGCAGAGAACTAACAGAAAACCTAAGACGTCACATGGAAAAAGCAGGCATAAAGGCAAACACGCATTATTGGCTAAGGCTTTCCAGCCTAGTGGGAAGAGAAGTAAAAGACGTGGAAGGCTTAGCAAAATACATGAAAACATTAAAAAGAAAGATTGGCGATTCATAA